From a region of the Streptomyces venezuelae genome:
- a CDS encoding VWA domain-containing protein, giving the protein MSGTDVVVEGQDVAGSAGGERLRRWRMVLGGGEADGTGCALTGRDAAMDAALGALYGGGGEAGSRKASGARSAGLGGSAPNVARWLGDIRTYFPSSVVQVMQRDAIERLGLAALLLEPEMLEAVEPDVHLVGTLLSLNKAMPETTKETARAVVRKVVEQLEKKLAARTRATLTGALDRSARISRPRHHDIDWDRTIRANLKNYLPEYRTVVPERLIGYGRAAQSVKKEVILCIDQSGSMAASVVYASVFGAVLASMRSIATRLVVFDTAIVDLTDQLDDPVDVLFGTQLGGGTDINRALAYCQSKITRPADTVVVLISDLYEGGIRNEMLKRVAAMKAAGVEFVTLLALSDEGAPAYDREHAAALAALGAPAFACTPDLFPEVMAAALEKRPLPTP; this is encoded by the coding sequence ATGAGCGGTACGGACGTGGTGGTGGAGGGGCAGGACGTCGCGGGCTCCGCCGGAGGCGAGCGGTTGCGGCGGTGGCGGATGGTGCTCGGCGGGGGCGAGGCTGATGGCACCGGGTGTGCGCTGACCGGGCGGGACGCGGCGATGGACGCCGCACTCGGCGCGCTGTACGGCGGGGGCGGCGAGGCGGGGTCCCGCAAGGCATCGGGGGCGCGGTCGGCCGGGCTCGGCGGGTCCGCGCCGAACGTGGCCCGCTGGCTCGGGGACATCCGTACGTACTTCCCGAGCTCCGTGGTCCAGGTCATGCAGCGCGATGCCATCGAGCGGCTGGGCCTGGCCGCCCTCCTGCTGGAACCGGAGATGCTGGAGGCCGTCGAACCCGACGTGCACCTCGTCGGCACGCTGCTCTCCCTGAACAAGGCGATGCCCGAGACGACCAAGGAGACGGCGCGGGCCGTGGTCCGCAAGGTGGTCGAGCAGTTGGAGAAGAAGCTCGCGGCGCGCACCCGGGCGACGCTGACCGGCGCCCTGGACCGGTCCGCACGGATCAGCCGTCCCCGCCACCACGACATCGACTGGGACCGCACGATCCGGGCCAATCTCAAGAACTACCTGCCCGAGTACCGCACCGTCGTCCCCGAGCGGCTGATCGGCTACGGCCGGGCGGCGCAATCGGTGAAGAAGGAGGTGATCCTCTGCATCGACCAGTCGGGTTCGATGGCGGCCTCCGTCGTCTACGCCTCCGTCTTCGGCGCCGTCCTCGCCTCGATGCGCTCGATCGCCACCCGTCTGGTCGTCTTCGACACCGCGATCGTCGACCTGACCGACCAGCTCGACGACCCGGTCGACGTGCTCTTCGGCACCCAACTGGGCGGTGGCACCGACATCAACCGCGCCCTCGCCTACTGCCAGTCGAAGATCACCCGGCCCGCCGACACCGTCGTCGTCCTGATCAGTGATCTCTACGAGGGCGGCATCCGCAACGAGATGCTCAAGCGGGTCGCCGCGATGAAGGCGGCGGGCGTCGAGTTCGTGACCCTGCTGGCCCTGTCCGACGAGGGAGCCCCGGCCTACGACCGCGAACACGCCGCAGCCCTTGCGGCACTTGGGGCGCCGGCCTTCGCCTGCACCCCCGACCTGTTCCCCGAGGTGATGGCCGCGGCGCTGGAGAAACGCCCCCTGCCGACACCCTGA
- the sucD gene encoding succinate--CoA ligase subunit alpha, with protein sequence MAIFLNKDSKVIVQGMTGATGMKHTKLMLADGTNIVGGVNPRKAGTTVDFDGTEVPVFGSVAEAMEKTGANVSVLFVPPAFAKAAVVEAIDAEIPLAVVITEGIAVHDSAAFWAYATAKGNKTRIIGPNCPGLITPGQSNAGIIPGDITKPGKIGLVSKSGTLTYQMMYELRDIGFTSAVGIGGDPVIGTTHIDALEAFEADPETELIVMIGEIGGDAEERAADFIAKNVTKPVVGYVAGFTAPEGKTMGHAGAIVSGSSGTAQAKKEALEAAGVKVGKTPTETAKLAREILSAK encoded by the coding sequence ATGGCTATCTTCCTCAACAAGGACAGCAAGGTCATCGTCCAGGGCATGACCGGTGCCACGGGCATGAAGCACACCAAGCTGATGCTGGCTGACGGCACCAACATCGTCGGCGGCGTGAACCCGCGCAAGGCCGGCACCACCGTCGACTTCGACGGCACCGAGGTCCCGGTCTTCGGCTCCGTCGCCGAGGCGATGGAGAAGACGGGCGCCAACGTCTCCGTGCTCTTCGTCCCGCCGGCCTTCGCCAAGGCCGCCGTGGTCGAGGCGATCGACGCCGAGATCCCGCTGGCCGTCGTCATCACCGAGGGCATCGCGGTGCACGACTCCGCCGCCTTCTGGGCGTACGCGACCGCCAAGGGCAACAAGACCCGGATCATCGGCCCGAACTGCCCGGGTCTGATCACCCCCGGCCAGTCCAACGCCGGCATCATCCCGGGCGACATCACCAAGCCCGGCAAGATCGGTCTCGTGTCCAAGTCGGGCACGCTGACCTACCAGATGATGTACGAGCTCCGTGACATCGGCTTCACCTCCGCCGTCGGCATCGGTGGCGACCCGGTCATCGGCACCACGCACATCGACGCCCTGGAGGCCTTCGAGGCCGACCCGGAGACCGAGCTCATCGTCATGATCGGCGAGATCGGCGGCGACGCCGAGGAGCGTGCGGCGGACTTCATCGCGAAGAACGTCACCAAGCCGGTCGTCGGCTACGTCGCGGGCTTCACCGCCCCCGAGGGCAAGACCATGGGCCACGCCGGCGCCATCGTCTCCGGCTCCTCCGGCACCGCGCAGGCCAAGAAGGAGGCCCTTGAGGCCGCCGGCGTCAAGGTCGGCAAGACGCCGACCGAGACCGCGAAGCTGGCGCGCGAGATCCTCTCCGCCAAGTAG
- the sucC gene encoding ADP-forming succinate--CoA ligase subunit beta translates to MDLFEYQARDLFAKHGVPVLAGEVIDTPEAAREATERLGGKSVVKAQVKVGGRGKAGGVKLAATPDEAVARATDILGMDIKGHTVHKVMIAETAPEILEEYYVSYLLDRTNRTFLAMASVAGGMDIEQVAEETPEKLAKVPVNANEGVTIEKAREIVALAQFPAEVAEKVAEVLVTLWATFIAEDALLVEVNPLAKVASGDVIALDGKVSLDENAEFRQPGHEEFVDHAAANPLEAAAKAKNLNYVKLDGEVGIIGNGAGLVMSTLDVVAYAGENHGGVKPANFLDIGGGASAAVMANGLEIILGDPDVKSVFVNVFGGITACDEVANGIVQALQLLADKGEAVTKPLVVRLDGNNAELGRKILSDANHPLVQRVDTMDGAADKAAELAAAK, encoded by the coding sequence GTGGACCTGTTCGAGTACCAGGCGAGGGACCTCTTCGCCAAGCACGGTGTACCGGTGCTGGCCGGTGAAGTCATCGACACGCCTGAGGCGGCTCGCGAGGCCACCGAGCGGCTGGGCGGCAAGTCGGTCGTCAAGGCGCAGGTGAAGGTCGGCGGCCGTGGCAAGGCCGGTGGCGTGAAGCTGGCCGCCACCCCGGACGAGGCCGTCGCCCGGGCGACGGACATCCTCGGCATGGACATCAAGGGCCACACGGTCCACAAGGTGATGATCGCCGAGACGGCTCCGGAGATCCTGGAGGAGTACTACGTCTCGTACCTCCTCGACCGGACCAACCGCACCTTCCTCGCCATGGCGTCCGTCGCGGGCGGCATGGACATCGAGCAGGTCGCCGAGGAGACCCCGGAGAAGCTCGCCAAGGTCCCGGTGAACGCCAACGAGGGCGTGACCATCGAGAAGGCCCGTGAGATCGTCGCGCTGGCGCAGTTCCCGGCCGAGGTCGCCGAGAAGGTCGCCGAGGTCCTGGTGACCCTGTGGGCGACCTTCATCGCCGAGGACGCGCTCCTCGTCGAGGTCAACCCGCTCGCGAAGGTCGCCTCCGGCGACGTCATCGCGCTCGACGGCAAGGTCTCGCTCGACGAGAACGCCGAGTTCCGCCAGCCGGGTCACGAGGAGTTCGTGGACCACGCGGCCGCGAACCCGCTTGAGGCCGCCGCCAAGGCGAAGAACCTCAACTACGTCAAGCTCGACGGTGAGGTCGGCATCATCGGCAACGGCGCGGGTCTCGTCATGAGCACCCTCGACGTGGTCGCCTACGCCGGTGAGAACCACGGTGGCGTCAAGCCCGCCAACTTCCTGGACATCGGCGGTGGCGCCTCCGCCGCCGTCATGGCCAACGGTCTCGAGATCATCCTCGGCGACCCGGACGTCAAGTCCGTCTTCGTCAACGTCTTCGGTGGCATCACCGCCTGTGACGAGGTCGCCAACGGCATCGTCCAGGCGCTGCAGCTGCTCGCGGACAAGGGCGAGGCGGTCACCAAGCCGCTGGTCGTCCGCCTCGACGGCAACAACGCCGAGCTGGGTCGCAAGATCCTCTCGGACGCCAACCACCCGCTGGTCCAGCGCGTGGACACCATGGACGGCGCGGCCGACAAGGCCGCCGAGCTCGCGGCTGCGAAGTAA